Below is a genomic region from Hypomesus transpacificus isolate Combined female chromosome 1, fHypTra1, whole genome shotgun sequence.
GGTGCTGAAACCTATCAGCCGGTAAGTTAGTAATGATTACACAAACTAGGCTAAAGGTCATAATGGAAATGTTGAGGAAAAGCAGACTTTCCTTTTGAATGTGTGACTGCAGTTTTAATTGTGGATGAAAGTGCAAATGCTTGTTTTGATtcctctgtgtttgtttgttcagaTCCAGTCCCCCACCTTCATGCCCCTCATCATGTGTCCCAGCCAAGAGTGTGTCACCAACAAGTCTGGAGGGAGGCTGTACCTGCAGACCAGAGGGTCAAAGTTCGTCAAGTTCCAGGAACTGCGCATTCAGGAACACGTAAGAGTCAACAAGAGAAGAATGTTTTACTGTGTGATGCgtggaaaatatatataatataaatattttacaatcGAATCCAGTTTTATTTGtagagcccccctcccctctttcgcAATTTCTTTTCCATGGGTTTCACAGATTTAAAACcattattttgaaaattaaaccCTATTATGTTGTGGTACAAGATACCGTGCTTTAACACCCACCCGCTCTCACCTGTTCCATGAGTGCATGCGTTGCTGCTGTGTGACTTCTGCTGTgtgaccccgccccccctccctgttgtCTCCAGAGCGACCAGGTGCCGGTGGGGAACATCCCCCGGAGCATGAGCATCTACGCTCGCGGTGAGAACACGCGTGTGGCCCAGCCCGGGGACCACGTGGCCGTGGCCGGagtcttcctccctctgctccgcACCGGCTTCAGGCAGGCTGTGCAGGTGAGGCGTCCTCCCTTCTATCCTGCGGTGACCCTGCGTTGACCGCACGTTAAACTGTGACCATGCGCTCTGACCGTCTGTTTGGctgacctggtgtgtgtgtgtggcgtcgtCAGGGACTCCTGTCAGAGACGTACCTGGAGGCTCACAGCGTCACGTTGATGAATAAGACCGAGGACGACGAGTTGGGGAGCGGGGAGCTCAGCGAGGACGAGCTCCAGCTgatcacaggtgtgtgtgtgtgcgacataCAATAATGTCATGAATTCAGATGATTCagattagcagacgcttttatccaaagcgatttacAGTTAGGTGGTGGGGGAGATTTGAGCCTGCGACATCTTGACCTGTGGTCAGATGCTCTTGGACCGCTGAGCACCAGACTCCTAGGATGATATAGCCGTGTCTAACTCTTCTTTCTGTTGCAGAGGAGGACTTTTACGAGAAGCTGGCAGGCTCCATCGCCCCGGAGATATACGGCCACGAGGACGTGAAGAAggctctcctgctgctgctggtgggggGCGTCCAGCAGGCCCCTAAAGGGATGAAGATCAGAGGTGAGCAGGGCTACGTTCTGGCCTGTCATCAGGGCTGCGTTCTGCGGCCGCAGCACTTGATGAATCGTGTTGCCTGGATGATTGAATTCATAATCATATCGGCTTTGCTCCCTCGCAAGGCACCATCAACATCTGCCTGATGGGAGACCCAGGAGTTGCCAAGTCTCAGCTGCTGTCCTACATCGACCGCCTGGCCCCTCGCAGTGAGTCTCATCttctccacacctcctcctaGATCTCCTCCCGTACTctagctctcctcctcccctagaTCTCCTCTCCTTACCATCTCTGCAGAAGTGCGTAGCAGTGTCAGTATTTCCGTTTTCGGAGCCACGTAACGATCATCTCAGCATAGGAAACACGTAATGACCACTTCAGCCCAATACTCGACAACCAGACTGAAGGggcctcccctcttctcttcctccccactcccccccctcccacccccaggcCAGTACACGACAGGACGGGGGTCCTCTGGCGTGGGTCTGACGGCGGCCGTGATGCGAGACCACCTGACCGGGGAGATGACCCTGGAGGGCGGGGCCCTGGTGCTGGCCGACCAGGGGGTTTGCTGCATCGACGAGTTTGACAAGATGGCCGACGCCGACCGCACGGCTATCCACGAGGTGATGGAGCAGCAGACCATCTCCATCGCCAAGGTGAGAGCGGCCCCCGGGGATGGTTCATTATGGGTTCATTTAGCAGGAAGTTGCATCTAAAGTTACTTGATTTGCTGTCAAATGCTGTAGTACTGAGCTGGACCCATCCCCCAGTTCAGCCTTCtcaacacctgattcaaatgaatgggttcaaatgaatgggttatcAGGCTTTtaactttgtgtttgtgtgtctctctccctccctctctctctctgtgtctcgctctgtgtctctctgccaggCGGGCATCATGACCTCCCTCAACGCCCGCTGTTCCATCCTGGCGGCCGCCAACCCGGCCTACGGCCGCTACAACGCCCGCAAGACCATCGAGCAGAACATCCAGCTGCCCGCCGCGCTGCTCTCCCGCTTCGACCTGCTGTGGCTGATCCAGGACAAGCCGGATGCAGACTCCGACCTGCGACTCGCCCAGCACATCACCTACGTCCACCAGCACTCCCGCCAGCCGCCCACCCACTTCACCCCCATCGACATGAAGCTCATGAGGTCAGCAGGGAGGCCACGCCGCCGGAGGGAAACTGGAACTCGTTTTATCTTCAAACTGACAAGTGTCTATTTTAATATCGACGAGCTAGTTTGCAGACGTGATTCCCTTGATTTGATGGTGTTTAAGTACAATCTGGGTCGACTCTACAGAGGTAGTCATGTATGATGTTCCGATAATGACAAATATTGTATGAGTAGTTGACCGTTGTAAAATGTGGTTGTTGATTATGCACATTTAACATGAGCACTTGGGTCCATCATGTAACTGTGGCCGATTCAGCCAGACAAGCTCACTGTCCTGTGCAGCTGCCAGTCTGACGGGTGGTGTTTCCTCCACCAGGCGCTACATCTCTCAGTGTAAGAAGCGTCAGCCGGTGGTGCCCGAGGCTCTGGCTGACTACATCACAGCCGCCTACGTGGAGATGAGGAAGGAGGCGCGCGTCAGCAAGGACACCACCTTCACCTCCGCCCGAACCCTGCTCTCCATCCTGCGCCTCTCCACCGCCCTGGTgagcctcctccctcaccctcacccccctacAGGAACAGGCCCTGGTTGCTTGCCccatgtgtggtggtggtgtcgTCCACCTAAGGCCCCAGTGCGTGCTAAAGTGCTTACAGTGCAGGTAGTTGTGTTGTTCGTCCTACCGCAATGTAAGCACTTCTTTCACACGCCGGGGGAAACCAGACTTTGCTGCGTGACGTCAGGCGGTACGAGGTGCCTGTCTGTGACGATGTGGACATGGAGGAGtgatgctctgctctgctcgagCCCTTGGATGTCAAAAGTGCTGTTTGTGCAGGTAGCTGAGTCACCCGCCCTACTGCATGGTCAGCACTTCATGATACCCCTGCTGGCCCTGCTCTTCTGACGGACGTCCACCGGGGGCGCAACACCAGCAACAACCTAGCAGCAGTACAGGCGTCTGTTTCTTTCCACTTTAGTAGCTGGTGTGCAGGGGGGTTGGTTTCACTGTGCATGGGCTAGGGCCCCCAGGAGGCGGGGCCCCTAGGAAGTGGGGTTCCTGGTGCTGGCAGTGTTGTCTGGTCCTGGTCAGCTTTGCAGGGTGGGCAGTCAGCCTGTGTGCGTAGGAGCAGCTGTGCAAACCCATGCAAAACTGACTGTGACTGGAACTAGACTTCTCCTGTAACCTATGATGTCGACCCGATGTGATGTCACCAGGCAACCAGTTTACGGTTCTGTGTTCTACTCTTCTTCCTGtcttgtctcccccccccccccacccccctcatggAGAGATTAGCCGGTGTTGATAGGCGGAGACTTGGGCAGTTGCCAGCCATGACAGAGGGCATTGCACTTGTCTCGGTCTGACAGTGCCGGCATAGCGCAGCCTTCCACGGTCCCCAGAACACCCCAGTCCATCATTCAATACCAACATTCCTGTGTACATTTGGAAGACAAGCCCCTTTTTCCAAGTCAGTTATCTGTGTCTTTAACCCGTGTCCTCTGCTGGTTCCTGTCAGGCCCGTCTGCGTCTGGTGGACCAGGTAGAGAAGGAGGACGTGAACGAGGCCATGAGACTCATGGAGATGTCTAAGGACTCTCTGCAGGCCGACAAGTCCAGCACCACCAGGTCAGTAGCACCACCCTGTCTGTCAGCACCTCCTGCTGGTGCCCTTCTACACCACCTGACGTGACTGCCCTACCCAGCCGGATGATGAAAGGGGTTGTGCCACCTCGCGGGATGGGGTCTAAcctttggggagggggggacggggggtttACGAGTCCCTCAGGTAGCTGTAATAAAAGAGGCTGCTCACCCTGGAGGAAGTGGTAAAATTCCTGGGTTTTTACTGCGGTATCTGTTGACACGACAGCGTGTTAATGGTAAAGGAGTTTACACGTTTCTGGGCTCGTTTTGACTCTGCTCTCATGTACAAAGGGTGGGGTTTAAGTACATCCCTCTAGGCATGGAGACAAAAGGAAACCCTTTTggagaaaacattttaaaaatatctgctaaatgaatgaaactGGATGCTAAACAGAAGCTACTTGATGATGCTGATTCCTTGATTCCATCCTGTCTGACCGTCTCTTCCTCTCGTCTGCTCCAGAGCCCAGCGGCCGGCCGACGTGATCTTCTCCCTGCTGCGTGAGCTGGCCACGGAGGGCGTGGCGGGGCGCGGCGGCGCCGGAGGCGTGGTCCGCATGGCGGAGGCGGAGCAGCGCTGTGTGTCGCGGGGCTTCACCCCCGCCCAGTTCCAGGAGGCGCTGGAGGAGTACGAGGAGCTGAACGTGTGGCAGGTGAACCAGGGCCGCACACGAGTCACCTTCGTCTGAACACACCAGGCGTAATCCCGCGAGACTTCGAACAACTCTTCTTGATTATGCGGTCTCCAGCTTAAACCCGCGAGAGTTCAAGCTGCCCTTCTGATGAGCTGCTTATGTAGACTTGTAATGGACTGTCTATTTGAATCTGCCTTCACGCCCATCATGGTTTTTACTGCTAGCTGTTGTGGCGGCTCTGCAGTCATTTAGCTCATGGGATTACAGAAGGGTTTGTTTCTTGActttattgtgtttttttttatgttgtgtgTTCCCAAATAAAGAATAttgtaaatatatttctttcGATTTTAGATGAAGTATACTCCTTTATCATTTTTTTATGCAAATATGTAGTGGCTGTTTGCATCTGTCAAAGATGCAAATTTATATCTTCAGTTAAACCCACTTGGCATTTTACACGGACGTAAATGTTATCATTTGTGTAAAAAGAAACAAACTATGGCAATGGAAATGTATACTTCTCTTACGCcaaatgaacacatttgttTGATAGATTTTAGATGGAGCAAGTGATTTCAATAGCGCCATAAGATGTCCGTACATGTTGGAAAACCTCAATCTTTCTCAAACACCTGGTTTGTTATCAGAGCAGCTTTGCAGTGGAGACAGTAATTGCTGCTTTTAGTAGCACCTGTAGACGTGTTTTAACTATAAACTCTTAAAGGGAATGACTGTATTTACAGATCTATGGAAAATGTCTCAATGTAAGAAAATAAATTCCTGGGGGATTGTGCTCTGTTACAATGAGTGCGGACAATGTTTAAAACACGCTATTATAGATTGAGACAGATGTTTTCTGTAGCCTAATTCGCCGTTCAGGGTGACGTTGTGatacttatttttttttacttctgtACATGGGTAATACCATATtatttgagtaaaaaaaaatgtatttaaaaaagcCTACATATTGTCAAACTGGATGATCTCCCCACTAGACTGCATCTCTTCAAAATTAAAAAGTTGGCCTATGTCTCAGAATGCCGTTTTTAATGCAAACATGCCGACCGAATAGCAGGTGTACGTGGGATATTTGCCACCCTTCCCCTGAAAATGTCCGTACTTTTCCAATCATATCATTTAATTGCATCAGTAGTACATCACAGAAGGCACCAAAATGACTTGGAAAATTAAGTTTTACTTATATACTATACTAGACCCGAAtaaacctttttcttttttttctgaactCGGTGCTCCTGGTCTTGGATTGTATACAGGCTACAGCTTACTGCATTTCTATTCGCAGCAGGTGATGCTTTCCTCCCAGAATTAACGGTCAGTTTCCATTTGAAGTCGGGACTTTTTATGGCTTTGCTTCTCGAATTCGGGGTTATTTTACATAATTGGCGCCAGAAGCTCAGTATTAAAGGCAGATTTTAAAGGGAGGACGGACCGCTTGTATTTTTGCACGACTTGCATAAGTCTATTGGCCAAACCAGCACGCGTCAGAGTGGTTGACACGATCACATATATTAAACGCACTTGATCAGTGCAGTTCAGTGAAGACAACATGCAGGTGAGTGGGTCTTCTCCAACGACAACCTTCTAGAAGGTTAGATTATTTAAGATCGTGTATGGAGATAAAATTATACATATTGAATAGTGTAGgcaatttagtctttcatttcACTCATGTTTGCATTTTTGACATTACAAAGATTCCTATTGTGTTTTAAACAGTTTCTTATacatttttaggttagattataGATCGATAATAAGAGTGTGGACATCTTTATCACTTACACCTTGAAGCCCGTTGAAAATGATTCAACATAAACAGAATTAATAAAACCTGATGACTGGATTGCAGGTGATCAACATGTTTTCTCCACCGTGGTTGGTTGGGGTATTATACTGTCTGATGTTGATCCCAGGTCAGTTTCTgtttgtaatttatttatttgtttgataATGTACTTAACGAGTATAAGAGTAAAGAATTTGATATCTGAGGCATTTTTCAAATCTCAATTTAGGTCTGCTGGAGGCAATGTCTTTGTATGACATCATCAAACAAGAGGGTAACTGCACTCACATTTTCTGCAATATTGCTTTTTTCAGATTCAAAATGTTTCAAAGCACAGGTTGTTGTGTTTCTGTCAAAGAAGATTGTGTTCTTGATAgttgtctcctcctgtctctccttggCTGTGGCACACGACAGAGTTGGCACCTGCCAATGTATTGAGTATCGATTCAGATAAGGCCAACCATTTCTTGACTCACTCGAGATCAAAACGCAACGTGGACCCCAGGTGGTACAGAGGAAACCCAGACTTCCAGGCGTACTACCGCTACTACACCAGCATCGGTCACACCGAGGGGGTGAGCCAGTCAGAGGGCAGACGCGAGGGTGATATGGCTGAGGAAATGGCAACTGAttcattatctctctctttctctcactaatCCCTGCTTTTTTTTCCGACTCTGTATTCTGCCTCCAAGCTGTATGAGATTGACAGGATCAGGATGCTGTACCAGCAAATGAGGCACCTTGAGCAGGCATACGGGCCAGACGCCTCCGTCCTCCAGAACCAGCTGGGAGTGCCCACCGTCAAGAAATGTGATCCCGCAACCGACAAGAAATGCaaagccccaccccctccccctcccgcacCAATAAAAGGCATACCCCTGCCCCaactgcctcccccccctccccctccagccctctcccagGCAGATGTCCTCTACCTGTGCAACGCCAAGGATCCCCTCTGCAAGCCACACATCGTCTACCTCCCCACGGGAGCTGTTCCTGTGCTCTGTGACCCGCGCTACCATCCCCACTGCAAGCCCCAGAAGTACGAGATCCCAGCCCCCGTAGCTCAGCCTcaacctcctcccccagctccaCCCAAGAAGTCTACCCCGCTACCTCTACCACCCAAGaaatctgctcctcctccagctcccatcCGCACATACAAGGGCATGGAGTATGACTGCGACCCATACTGGGATCCTGACTGTCTCATCGACCACCCCGCCAGGGCTGTTAAGGGCAAGAcggcccctctccctcctgcgcTCCCCATTGAGGAAGTAGAGGAAGAGCCGGTGGTGGAACCAGCACCCCCTGCAACCATCGCCAAAAAACTGCCCTTACCCTACCCTTACCCCTACTACTATCCCTACCCGTATAACTACCGGGATGATCTCTATGATCCAGCTCGCTTCCAGTACCCAGACCCTGCTGATGCAGCCTCTGACAGTGAGTAGTCCCTGGTCCCCCCTAGGCAGCATGGAAGTCGTGGAAGATGGAGGGGGAAGCTGTTTCTTGCCTTAAGGTTTAAGTCAACAACGTGAATAAACTTTATTTTTAAATATCAAATACACTTTTCCTCACAGAAACAATGAGAATGTCAGAGCTGTACTGCTGGGGGCTAACTCTGGTGCTTTTTTAACAATTCAAATGCACAAAATTGGCCTGTGCTTAGGCTATGGTGTCGCTGATGTTACAATATGTTGCTTTACCTATGGTAAAGTTATTACAAAGATGTGATCCTACTAGTTACCATTCATATTTTGTGTATAATTATGATACAGTAACAAGAGTGTTGTGCATTGACAGATATCAGCATTATCATAATGATGATTAATAAACGTTCAAAAGGTGTTTTTTgtcaattgttttttttgtcacaaAAGCAATGTTTTCCTCAGTAGATTTTATGGTGGAAAAACAGCAAAAATGAAAACGTGGCAACAGGAAATGTGCAAGCCTATGGAAGGAACTGTTGCCCCCCATTGGCACCACATGGCTAGTGAAAGCCAGCTAGTAAAGCAACATGGAGGAACTAGAGTGGTGGTCATTAGGTTGACTTCCATTGTGTTTTAATAGCAATATAAACACTGACTACTGTAAGGTCTTTAACTCAAACCGTACCACATTTTATATATCGCTACACCCTTCCTGCTAACCAGCGCCCCACACCGTCTCCTGAGGCTGTTCACAGCAAGAACACGGTACATCAAAAGGCCTGCTAACGAGAAACACATTGAACTCCAGACTATAAACCTGCAGCCATGCTGACTCTACAAAGTTGGCTTAGCATGCTTATTTGAAGATGCTGGTCTTCTGTCACACCGTAAGTTgtgttactgaacatgacagagAACGCTCCCTCAAAAACACCAAGTAAGGAAAAGAGGAAATGGATCACAATGCTGTGATTTGGCAAACAGAAGAATCAAAGTCCCACGAAAAAAAACAGCAGATCATTTATTACTTACAgaaaaagtaaaacaaaacaaagcatgaGGGgaaaatgtaatttctgttcatGTACATGGATCCATTGATGTGCATActcaacatacatacacaatgaGTGCTTACGTGAGTAattttgtacatgttttttcttcttccggTACACTTAAGTGGTACAAACAAGTGCTCTTTGAGACACTTAAAGCGTGGGCTACCTTAGAAAACAGTAAACCAGTTTGATAAGAAGCTAATCTTCacttgagtgtgtgtcagtgtgtttacAAAAAACGCAGACAAGCAAATGAAACTTTGCAGTGCTTGTGACCACTCCATCTTTCTTCCAAGTCATCCGTTCTTTACACattctctccattcctcaaaAGAACAGTCCTCTCATCCTTCGACCGATGCCCTGTCTGTCATACAGGACGTTAAACTTGTTGATGAACTGGTTCATGCTGTTGCAGGTCTTGGTTATGGTGCCTAGGTAGGCCATGAGGCCTACATCGTTGCATTGCTGCAGGAGACAAAAAGGCAACTTATCCAAAAGCAATAACTCATCAGAAATGATGAGACAAGGTCATATTTAGGTCAGGATTTTATATGAatttcttctttctctgttcGTCAACAAGGAAATGTAAACAGGTATAAGGGACACTTGGCACTTACGTCATAGAAGTCAGTCTTGAATTTGATAGTGCTGAGGACGGGCAGTCTATGACAAAGAGCATTGGCTTCTCTGAGGATCTCATGGTTGAACGGTACCTCTCCTTACAGGTGCAGAGTCACAGAAGAGGGGAACAACaatgagaaaaaaacaaaaacacattcacacaacgaAGTGATTCAGTTATCAGGTTACATTACGCAACTGAAAAAAGGCGAGATACAAGATCACCGTTTTGTCCTGGCACGGGTGGGGATCGGGACGTGAACACAGGCTGTCATCATCTAACCCCTTCACAGATTTCtattcccacacacaccatgtcacaACTCACCCGCTTCAACAGCTTTCACATACTCCAGGATGACCTTCACTCTGCTGTGGAGCATCTTGATAGCACTGTGCTGGGCTATGAGGTGTTCTGCCACTtgaaaacacaggcacacacggacacacacgtcAAGCGGAGGTCATGGCACACGGGACGTCCTAGGCAAAAGATAGAACCGAGAACACGTCTGCGGTCGTTACTATGGTTACCCGTGGAGTTTTCCCCGGTGCCTGTGGCGGTCATGCGCGCCACATGGTCAACACCGATTCTCTCGGCCTCTTCTGTGGCCAGCGTGTAGGTTAGCTCGGCAAACAGCATGGTCGCCTAGGAAACGGACGCATGGACATTCCGAACTTAAAATCAACCCTTCATCAACCACGTTCTTTTAGTTCTTCCCATTGgctcttatttgcttttcataatgtatgcttcatgttttggctacccacattgttttgggggctatctggttgtttatgatcattgacctacgCACGCTCTTTCTTGTATGTCGCTTTcgataaaagcgtctgataaatgtaaatgtagccatgagtacatttagtcatttagcagacgctcttatccagagcgacttacagtaagtacagggacattccccccgaggcaagtagggtgaagtgccttgcccaaggacacaacgtcattcgcatggctgggaatcgaaccggcaaccttctaattaatagcccgattccctaaccgctcagccatctgactccccctgaGTCATGAGTAACCTGTACGGAGTGGACTGTGTTTGTTGAGGGAACGTTGAATACCTCTCCGTTGATGATGTCTATGACAGACTCGTAGACGCTGACTGGTAACTGCAGGGTGAGACAACGCATCTTAGCGTTCCAGCACATTTCACAATATATAGCCATCCacaatacaccacacacacaccattcaacTACTAAGAAACAGAAAATTGTTATTCCACTAAAACAAATTAGAAACTTACATctgtatgtttggtcatcgggTTCAACTTGAGAAACAGGGGGCTCTCAATAATTTCACACACCTAAAATGAAAAAACGAACACTTATGAGAATATATGTGACATTATTCCTTGCTCCTTTTTCATGTCCATTTTACTTATATGTACAACTAATCCCACTTAGCACTGCCCTACCTGCTTGTGGATATGAATATCTGATTGGTCAGGAGGGCCTCCTGTGGTATACCACCCCAGGAATTCCATGTCCTTGAAGACCTGTTTGACTGAGAAACAAAGAAATTCAGGGACAACTGTCACTCACTGggcttttgtttttgtaaaaccCCTAACATAGTTAGCCTTAGATATATTATGGTACAAAATTCGAATCAGCTCTAGAAATAATCACGTGGTCTTTTGACCTGCAGTAATCAGTTTAACACCAAGACACAGTCCTGACAGATTGACACAGTGACAATATAACTCACACTGCTCCTCTTTGGTGTAGTAGTACTCCTTATCAATATGCGCCCTGTCATCTACAGTGTGGGACAACAGCTCAAAGGAGTTCATCACCTCGATGTTCCTTCCCTCCTGCTTCCCAATCAACGCTCCAATCACTGGAAAGACGTTAACAGTTGTAGGGAGCAGTAACAGCAAGACAGGAAGTGCAAAACAGCTCATTTGTCACGTGTTTGATTCTGGAATTCCAGTTCGACTCACTCTGCAGCGTCAGGGTGAAAGTATAGGATAGCCTCCACTGTTACATACCTTGCATCGGCCGCCCCTCCTGGGAACGGATACGTATCCAGTGGTCTGAGATGTTGAGAATCACTAGAGGGTGCAAGGCCACCGATACACTCCCAGTCACCCCCGAGGCCATAACACTGGGGCTAGCTGGAAGACGAACAATAGGGAAGGAAGGGGGATTATGAACACAGCTTTAAGGTGGCTGAGTTAGGTATTATCGTGACCATCCTTGGCTAACATTACCCCAGAATAGTAGAACAACTGTTGAGTTATTGTGTTAGCTTGACAGGCTAGCTAAAACAACAAGCtttagctatctagctagctgCTAATACAACACGTCTTTTTTCGCTGTAGAATGTTTTGAGAAACAGTTTAGGACTTAACACAGTATTTTGCTAGCCTAGTTCATTTAGACATATAACAACACTAACGTTGGCTAAAGTTAACCTGCTAAAGTTACTGGCCTTCAACAGTCAGGTCCCTAACATCAGTGGTCGGCTAATGTGCTGTACTACTAGTAGGCTAGCTAGCCGCTAGCTATATAATCAGCATGAGAGTTGGTATGACAATACACcaaatggatgaaaacattGCTACCTATTAAACATTGCACGTTTTATCAACAGCAAACCAGGTAATACGAATAAGGGGTTTTACTAATGTTTTAGAATAACAACTCTAACCTGCCCCATCCACCTCCATTCCTCCACCATTGATCGTTGCCATCTTGTCCGACCGA
It encodes:
- the LOC124469346 gene encoding formin-like protein 3, with protein sequence MQVINMFSPPWLVGVLYCLMLIPGLLEAMSLYDIIKQEELAPANVLSIDSDKANHFLTHSRSKRNVDPRWYRGNPDFQAYYRYYTSIGHTEGLYEIDRIRMLYQQMRHLEQAYGPDASVLQNQLGVPTVKKCDPATDKKCKAPPPPPPAPIKGIPLPQLPPPPPPPALSQADVLYLCNAKDPLCKPHIVYLPTGAVPVLCDPRYHPHCKPQKYEIPAPVAQPQPPPPAPPKKSTPLPLPPKKSAPPPAPIRTYKGMEYDCDPYWDPDCLIDHPARAVKGKTAPLPPALPIEEVEEEPVVEPAPPATIAKKLPLPYPYPYYYPYPYNYRDDLYDPARFQYPDPADAASDSE
- the mcm7 gene encoding DNA replication licensing factor MCM7, coding for MAPKDYLAEKEKCKRFLQEFYSEDDSGKKVFKYGAQLVSLAHREQVALQVDLDDLAEEDPELVESVCENARRYTALFSDAIQELLPEYREREVVAKDSLDVYIEHRLMIEQRGHDPADNRDARNQYPAELMRRFELYFKPPTTNKPKVVRDVRADSIGHLVTVRGIVTRATEVKPMMAVATYTCDQCGAETYQPIQSPTFMPLIMCPSQECVTNKSGGRLYLQTRGSKFVKFQELRIQEHSDQVPVGNIPRSMSIYARGENTRVAQPGDHVAVAGVFLPLLRTGFRQAVQGLLSETYLEAHSVTLMNKTEDDELGSGELSEDELQLITEEDFYEKLAGSIAPEIYGHEDVKKALLLLLVGGVQQAPKGMKIRGTINICLMGDPGVAKSQLLSYIDRLAPRSQYTTGRGSSGVGLTAAVMRDHLTGEMTLEGGALVLADQGVCCIDEFDKMADADRTAIHEVMEQQTISIAKAGIMTSLNARCSILAAANPAYGRYNARKTIEQNIQLPAALLSRFDLLWLIQDKPDADSDLRLAQHITYVHQHSRQPPTHFTPIDMKLMRRYISQCKKRQPVVPEALADYITAAYVEMRKEARVSKDTTFTSARTLLSILRLSTALARLRLVDQVEKEDVNEAMRLMEMSKDSLQADKSSTTRAQRPADVIFSLLRELATEGVAGRGGAGGVVRMAEAEQRCVSRGFTPAQFQEALEEYEELNVWQVNQGRTRVTFV
- the cops6 gene encoding COP9 signalosome complex subunit 6, whose product is MATINGGGMEVDGAASPSVMASGVTGSVSVALHPLVILNISDHWIRIRSQEGRPMQVIGALIGKQEGRNIEVMNSFELLSHTVDDRAHIDKEYYYTKEEQFKQVFKDMEFLGWYTTGGPPDQSDIHIHKQVCEIIESPLFLKLNPMTKHTDLPVSVYESVIDIINGEATMLFAELTYTLATEEAERIGVDHVARMTATGTGENSTVAEHLIAQHSAIKMLHSRVKVILEYVKAVEAGEVPFNHEILREANALCHRLPVLSTIKFKTDFYDQCNDVGLMAYLGTITKTCNSMNQFINKFNVLYDRQGIGRRMRGLFF